Genomic DNA from uncultured Methanospirillum sp.:
TTTGCAGCCGTGAGTTGTCCCTCTTTTACTGAAAAAATTGCACCTCTGATATATTCAGAGTTGTACGCACTGTTACAGAGTATAAATCCGATTATCGATGCTACAAAGGGACTCAGGGTGATTCCATATGGCGGCAATCCGAAATAAAGAATAAATAATAACAGCAGAAGTGGGCAGCCCTTGAAAAAAATGGTATACCCATGGAAGAATCCGGACAATACTTTTCCCCCATACACTCGCCCGCAGGCGATTACTATACCGAGAGCAAGTCCTATCGGTGCCGTGACTGCGATGAGGGCAAGAGTAACAAGCAGACCGTTCCAGAAGGCTGGAACGATTATGTCAACAAGGAAGGTTATGGTCTCCATGATCTCTACTGTGAATACTCCCTGAACTGTCCGATGAATGCCTTACACCGTTCAAACTTAGGATCGTTCATAAGAACCTGCGGGCTTCCCTGCTCTTTGATTATACCATGCTCCATGAACAGAATCTGGTTCGCAACCGAACAGGCAAAACCCATCTCATGGGTGACAACCAGCATCGTCATCCCCTGTTGTGCAAGTTTCTTCATGACCTCAAGAACTTCACGCGTTAACTCAGGATCAAGAGCACTCGTCGGCTCATCAAAGAGCATGACATCCGGATCCATGGCAAGAGCCCTGGCGATGGAGACTCTCTGTGCCTGCCCGCCTGAAAGTTCAGCAGGGTAATGATCAGCCCATTCGGCCATCCCAACCTGCCTGAGTTCTGTCATCGCCTTCTCCCTGGCATCCTTTGCATTCATCCCTTTGACTTTGATCAAAGCGATCTCAACATTTTTTACTGCGGTGAGATGATCAAAGAGGAAGAAGTTCTGGAAAACCATCCCGATCTTCTGCCTGAAGTGGTTGATCTTTGAACCGGCATGAGTAACTTCTTCTCCGTTGAGAAGAACCCTTCCGCTATCCGGGATGGTTAACTGATTAATACACCTGAGTAGTGTACTCTTCCCGGTTCCTGAAGGGCCGATAAAACAGATCGTCTCCCCTTTTTTGACATTGAATGAGACCCCTTTAAGGACTTCCGAACTGCCGAAGGATTTGTGTATATCCTCAACCTTGAGAATGAACTCTGATTCTGACATATTAAGATGAATTCCCCGGACCAAAGCCAGGTATGGCGATCCGCTTTTCAAGCCTCTGGATAAGGCTGGTTCCTGCATAACTGAGCAGGATGAAGATCACTGCACAGGCCAGGTAGATGGGCATCGTGACATATGTTTGTGAGACAATCTGTGATGAGCGTGTAAGAAGTTCTGCCACACCTATTGCATAACAGATAGACGATTCTGTGAGGATTTCGGGATATTCATTAGACCATCCCGGTAACGCTATTCGCATGGCTTGAGGGAGAATTATTGATCTGATCGCCTGAGTTCTGCTCATTCCAAGAGACCGTGCTGCGGTCATCTGTCCTTCCGCAATTGACTGGATCGCCCCCCTGAAGATCTGTGACTGATATGCAGCTCCTCTCAACCCTAATACAACTGCACCAACAACAAAGGCAGGAAGGTCGAGTCCCAGACCTGGAAAGATACCAAAGTAAAAGAGAAACAGCAGAACCAGGACAGGAAGACCACGGAAGAACCAGACGTACACAGAAATTGCAGATCGTAATGGCAGTTTTCCATACACCTGTCCAAGGGCCATTGGAAGCCCCAGCACCACTCCGATTATCAGGGCAACTGCAACCAGGCCTACTGTGATGAAGATACCTGTAAGCAGATAGGGGAACCAGTCGATGAGAATCGTCAGTGGATCCACTATTCTCCTCCTGGTGGTCGTCTCTTAGGAGCAGTGGGAACAACCTGATTCTGTCTGTCACATATGAGCATAAAAGGATTCAAAATAGTGTATGCGTTCAAAAGAGATGAAATGAGTTATTCCATCTTGTACTTCTTCTTCAGAACTGTCCAGTCAGGTGACTCATGGAGCAGATCCAGTCCCTTATTCATGGTGTTCAGAAGCTCAGTGTCATCCTTGCGGATAGCAACTCCATACTCTTCACCGGTATCGATCTCACCGATGAGATGGAGTGGCTTGTCAGCGATTGCGTCAAGCATTGGTGGGCGATCATAGATTGCAAAGTCAATACGCTTATTCTGGAGATCAGTCGTTGCCAGTGGGAAGTTGTCATATGTGACAAGTTGATCTGCCTGAATGACACTCTTATTGATGAGATTCTCTTCTACCCAGAATGCTCCGGTTGTTCCACGCTGTGCACCAATTCTTCCTTTCCCTGCCTTAAAGTCATCAAGAGTTAATATGATGTCGTTGTGAACTGCAACTGACTGATTAACCTTGTAGTACGGGTTGCTGAAGTGTACCTGCTGCTTACGCTCGTCGGTAATGGTCATTCCTGAATAGACCATATCGATCTTCTTTGCATTCAGGGCAGGTATGATTCCATCCCATGCGATAGGCTGGATCTTTACGGCAAATCCAAGTTTATTTCCTATCCACTGGACAGACTCCACATCAAATCCCTGGGCAGTCCCGTTTTTATCAATAAAACTGTATGGTGGGTATTCTCCGTCAATACCTACAATATATGTCTTCTTCTGGTCTGCAGATGCATTATCTGTGCTTTTTGCTGATTTATCAGCGGTATTGGCACTTTGAGTACAACCACTCAAACAGACTGCACCAAGTACTATAAAAATTACCAGGATTGATATGATTTTTCGATCCATTGAAGATTGTTTGATCGGCACTGTTATAGAAATTGTGATCTGTGAGCACTACTGAAAACGAATCATATATATAAATTAAAGATTGGGAGAATCAGAGAGGATCCCGGTTCTGTTTCAATGATACAGGTAATGATTACATATCTGGTTTCCTAATCTGATACCATGAAAGGAGTGTTGGTATCTCTGGCCTGTCTGGGTCTCGTCCTGCTGCTATTAATGGCAGGGTGTACATCTTCAAACCCGTCCGGTGTACAGGAGAAAAAAGATTCTTCTGATAATTCTACAACAGTAAAGCAGGTATATCGGGTTGGTATCGATGCAGTCTATCCGCCCTTTACCATGATGAGTGAGAAGGGTGAACCGACCGGATTTGATGTGGAATCGATCAAATGGATCGCAAAGGATCAGGGATTTGAACCTGAATTTCAGGCAATAGCATGGGATGGCATCATACCTGCCCTGAATGCAAACAAGATCGATATGGTCTATGCCGGAATGACCATCACCGATGAACGGAAAGAGAAGGTGAACTTCAGCAAGCCATACTGGACCGTGAACCAGATGGTTGTAACCAAAGAGGGATCACCTGTCACTCTTGATCAGGTAAAAGCCGGAAAGGTCAAGATCGGAACACAACGTGGATGTACTGCAGCAATCTGGGTTGAAGACAACCTTGTGAATAAAAGCCTCATGACTGCTGATAATCTGAAGCAGTATGATAACACGCCGCTTGCTATAGAAGATCTGGTCGCAGGCAGAACAGATGCAGTCATCTATGACAGCACCGTTATGAACGATATCATCGCAGGAAAACCTGTCCAGAAGATCGGAATGATAGAGACCAACGAGCAGTTTGGAATAGCAGTCCGCAAGTCAGATGCAGAACTGCTCAAAAAACTGAACACAGGTCTTGATCACCTTATGGCATCTCCCGACTGGGAGGCTCTGGTTCAGAAGTATAACATGGAATAATCTTCTGAACAACCTTTTCCCTCTTTTTTCTGAAAAATTCATCGTCCCTGGGTCCTGACCGGGGCCCATAACGGTGCACCGGTGGGGTCTATGACCGATCTGTTTTCTGGGTTGCCTCCCTATCTGTATAGAATTATCAGGCAGGAAGATGGGAGAAGTCAGCGAATTATCTCAGTCAGTTCACCATACCTGGCGTATACAGGAACTGGTCGGAGCAGCACTCGGAATACCGGTGAGACAGGCAACTGCCTGTATCGATCTGCTCGACAGTGGGGCAACCATTCCGTTCATAGCGCGGTACCGCAAAGAGGCCACCGGTTCGCTGGACGATGCGGTTATCTTCTCACTGTCAACACATCTTGAGAGGATACGAAGGCTCGAGGAACGAAGGGATGTAATTCTCACGAAAATTTCCGAGGCCGGGCATCTCAGTCCTGACCTCAGGCAGAATATTCTGCAGGCAGGAACCCTTGCTGAACTTGAGGATCTGTATCTTCCGTATAAGCCGCGGCGCAAGACAAGGGCTGACAAGGCACGTGAGCAGGGTCTTCAGCCCCTTGCTGATCTCCTTCTCACCCAGCATTCACAGATCGATCCGCTTACAGAGGCCACGCGGTTCATTAACCCTGATCTGGATGTCCCGACGGCACAGGTCGCACTCGCCGGAGCTGAAGATATTATTGCAGGTGAGGTGAGTGAAAATCCTGAGGTGCGACAGAAGATCAGGGAAGTGTTTCATACAAGTTCCAGGCTCGATGTATCTGCAGCCCGGGGGACTGGTGGCGATGCAGGAAAATGGAAAGAGTATGTAGGCACATCCGAATCAGCCGGATCTATCCCGTCCCACAGGATCCTTGCCATCTTCAGGGGTGAAGAGGAAGGTCTTCTTTCTGCTAAGATCGGCCCTGATCCAAAGGCCGGTATCGGGCTTATTGCAGAAAAGTATCTATCCGGTTCAGGCCCGGCAGTCGAGTGTGTTAAGGATGCGGTGACAGATGGCTACCACCGTCTGCTTGCCCCTTCCCTTGAACGCGAACTCCGGAATGAACTCAAAGAGCGTGCTGATGAAGAAGCAGCCCTGGTTTTTGCCTCAAATGTGCGTTCACTAATCCGCTCTCCTCCTCTTGGTTCAAAGCGGGTTCTGGCGATCGATCCCGGATTTCGTACCGGATGCAAGGTTGTTGTCCTCACTGCAGAAGGGCTCCCTCTTGAGACTGCGACGATCTTTCCCCACGATCCGAGACCTGATCCCACTGGATCTTCCCAGATAGTCCGGGATCTGGTCACCAGGCACCATGTTCAGGTCATCGCAGTCGGTGACGGGACCGCAGGCAGGGAAACCTGGCAGTTTGTAAGGAGTCTTGGTCTGCCTGAAGATATTGCCGTGGTCTCTGTGTATGAGCAGGGTGCTTCGATCTACTCTGCATCAGAACTCGCGAGGACAGAACTGCCTGACATGGATGTGACCATGAGGGGTGCTGTCTCGATCGGCAGACGCCTTCTGGATCCGCTTGCTGAGATGGTGAAGATCGAACCGCGTTCAATCGGTGTCGGGCAGTACCAGCACGATATTGACCCTGATATGCTCAAGTCCAGGCTTGAAGAGGTGGTGAAATCGGTAGTCAACGAGGTCGGCATTGATCTCAACTCTGCTTCTCCCTCACTGTTATCGCACGTTTCTGGTCTGAACCACCGGCTTGCAACAGAGATAGTCCGGCACCGGGAAAAAAAGGGGCCATTTACAAGCCGTGAAGAGCTCAGGCTCGTGAAAGGTATCGGTGAGAAGACCTATGAACAGGCTGCAGGGTTCCTTCGGATTCGTGATGGAACGAACCCGCTCGACAACACGGGTGTTCACCCAGAGCGATACGCCCTGGTGGCTCAAATGGCAACGAGCATCAGCGCGAAACCTGTAGATCTTATCGGTAATGAATCACTGGTACGGCAGTTAAACCTTGAATCGTTTGTCTCTGAAACATGCGGAATTCCCACTCTGCATGATATCTGCGAGGAACTTATTCGCCCTGGCCGGGATCCACGGGGCGTCTTTGAACCTCCTGTCTATGCAGATCAGGTCACGACATTTGATGATCTCAAAGAAGGAATGGTGCTTGACGGTGTCGTGACAAACGTAACGAAGTTTGGTGCATTCATTAATATTGGATTATCGGAGAGTGGCCTCGTTCACATCAGCGAACTAGCAGACCGGTACGTTCAGGACCCTGCCGATGTCGTAACAATCCGTCAGCGTGTCAGGGTAAAGGTAATTGAGATTGATAGTCAGAGACGGCGTATCTCCCTCTCGATGAAGCAGGCTGGGTCCGGGTAACCCCGAATGACGGATTATCTCGTGGTGTTTATGTGACCCCCCTCTCACCAGATCGTAAACCTCTCTTATACGCAGTGTTATCGGCAGTTCTTTTTGGCAGCTGTGCACCGATGACCAAATATTTCGTTGGCAGTACCGGACCGGTGATGCTGGCCGCCCTTTTTTATATTGGAAGCGGGACCGGCATGCTGCTTCTGATCCTGATTGGGAAGATAATCCGTCGCGACCCATCAGCCCGCGAAGCGCCTCTTACACGATCTGATGCTCCGTATCTTGCTGGTATGGCCATATTGGGTGGTGTCCTGGCCCCGGTCACGCTGATGTACTCCATGATAAATACTCCTGCTGCGACCGGGTCTCTCCTCCTGAACTTTGAACCTGTTGCGACAGCAGTACTAGCAGCACTCCTCTTTCGTGAGTCTGTGGGGAAGAGGATCTGGATTGCCATGGGACTTATCACCGGTTCCTGTCTCATCCTGAGTCTGGACCCTGCAGGAGAATTTGGAGTATCACTGGGTTCGGTCGGAGTATTGCTGGCCTGTTTTTTCTGGGCCATTGACAACAACATCAGCAGGCATGTATCAGGCCGGGACCCGCTCTCAGCAATCCTGGTGAAAGGGTATGGAGCAGGGATCATCTCTCTGGTAATCGCTCTTCTCATCGGTGAATCGCTTCCATCGGCAGGATCTGTCCCTGTTTACATGATTGTCGGGTTCTTCAGTTTTGGAGGGCTTGCCAGTGTCTTCTTCCTACTTGCACTCCGTTCAATCGGGACTGCACGTACCGGATTGTTTCTCGCACTCTCCCCGTTCTTCGGAGTATTCTTCTCATTTCTTCTCTTTGCAGAAACCCCGCAGTTCCTCTTCCTTGTAGCACTCCCTGTCATGGTTCTCGGAACCTGGCTGCTTGTATCAGAGCAGCACGCACATCGGCATTACCATCCTCCCCTGGTGCATAACCATCGTCACCGACATGATGATCTTCACCATGATCATCAGCATGTCAAAGATCTCCCTCCCCTCTCCCGGTCTGGTGAACATACGCACCTGCACTCCCATGATGCCGTTACCCACGAACACCAGCACAGGCCTGATCTCCATCACCGGCATGATCATAGGCCCCTGACCTCTGGAAAGAGATAACCTCACATGAGTAGTATGATCGGAGAAGAAATGGAGAGCCGCCCTGTTATGCTTGGTCTGATCCAGGCCTTGGCATCCCTGGATCCCGATGAAAATCTTCGAAAGATGGTCAGCAAGGTCACTGAAGCGATCTCTGCCGGTGCCAGGATTATCTGTCTTCCTGAGCTGTACCGCACCCAATACTTTCCCCAGTACATCGGCCGGGACCCGGCACCATTTGCAGAAACAATACCCGGTGAGTCAAGCCGGGTGTTTTCAGATCTTGCAAAAGAGCATGGGGTAGTGATCATCGTCCCGATCTTTGAGCATGCGAAGACTGGAGAGTATCGCAACGCAGCAGTGATCATCGATGCAGACGGTTCAGTCTATGCTCCGTACTATAAAGTACATGTCCCCCAGGATCCATCCTTCTTTGAGAAGGGATATTTTGCCGAGGGTGATGAGTTCAGGGTTGTTGATACCAGGTTCGGAAAGATAGCAGTCCTGATCTGTTATGACCAGTGGTTCCCGGAAGCTGCACGTGCAGTAGCCCTGGCTGGAGCCGAGATCATCTTCTATCCAACTGCTATCGGTGATATCATCGATGCATCTCCGGTTGAGGGAGAATGGCAGGATTCGTGGGAGACGATCCAGCGGAGCCATGCAATCGCAAACAGCGTGCATGTCGCAGCAGTAAACAGGGTCGGTACAGAGGATAGGGTCAGGTTCTTTGGTGGTTCGTTTGTAGCTGATGCCTTCGGCTCCGTCCTGTCACGGGCAGGTTCAGAGGAGGAGATCCTTCTTACCACGATCGATCTCGCAATGAACAGAACTGTTTCTGACTCCTGGGGTTTCATCAGGAACCGGCGGCCTGAAACCTACCACTCCCTCTGCACACCGATCCGCGGAGACGGACCTGAAAGGGTCTCTCCTGCACTCGGCGATACTCCCCGGAACCGGGGATTTCACATGCCAGCAGAGTGGGAACCCCATGAGGCAGTGTGGATTTCATGGCCGCACAACACCCTCACGTTTCCGTTCATTGAGGCGGTTGAAGAGAGTTACATCAGGTTCATCAAAGCAGTTCACCTCTCTGAGAATGTCTGCCTGCATGTTCCTGAAGGAGATGAATCAGGTCGTATTACCCATCTTCTCAAGGATGCAGGCGTCGATATGAGCCGGGTGACGCTGTTTCCTGTTTCATACTCTGATGTCTGGATTCGTGATTACGGCCCGACTTTTCTTGTAAACCGTGGGGATCTTCAGGTAGCAATGGTCAGATGGATCTTCAACGCCTGGGGTGACAAGTACGATGAACTTCTTACAGATGGGGCAGTCCCCGGGTTTATGGCCGAAGTACTTCGCCTTCCGGTCTTTGAACCTGGTGTTGTACTTGAAGGAGGCTCTATCGACGTCAACGGGAGAGGGACGGTTCTGACAACACGATCCTGCCTGTTGAACCCGAACCGCAACCCATCCCTCTCTCAAGATGAGATCGAGCAGGTACTGCTGGAATACCTGGGTGCTGTGAAGGTGATCTGGCTGAGTGATGGTGTTGCAGGTGACGATACTGACGGGCATATCGATGATATCGCCAGGTTCATCGATCCTGTTACTGTTCTTTGTGCCGTTGAGGAGGATCCTGCAGATGAGAATTATGCAGCACTTCACGAGAATTATCAGATCCTCTGTAATGAGACCGATCAGGATGGCAGGCCCCTCACAGTGATTCCACTCCCGATGCCGAAGATGATAACCGGAGAAGAGGGCAGGTATCCTGCAAGTTATTCGAATTTTTACATCGGCAACGGGGTGGTGATCGTGCCGGTGTTTGACGATCCCAATGATGAACGTGCATGTGATATCATTCGTCAGGTTTTCCCGGACCGTGAAGTGATCGGCATCAACGCCCGTGCCATGATCGAAGGGTATGGAACCTTTCACTGTGCGACACAGCAACAGCCCCGCCTGTAACCAGCCTGACGGCGAAAGATTCATCGTAATAGGATTCAAATCACCAGCCGGGTACACATGACCGGGTTAATAGGAGAATTTCTGGAATTTCTCAAGGAGTACAAGGTTGTTGTACTGGCTGTTGCGTTCATCATGGGTGTTGCAGCAACGAGCCTTGTCAAGTCTCTGGTTGATAACATCATCATGCCCTTTGTGGGTGTGCTGGTACCCTCCGGCGACTGGAAAGCTGCCACCCTCAACCTTGGACCTGTTCATCTTGGGATCGGTCCGTTCGCGGCAGAATGTATAAACTTCATCGTTGTTGCCTTCGTGGTCTTCATGATTGCAAAGTATGTAATGGCAGAAGAGAAGATAGAGAAGAAGTGAGTGTTACACTCACAAGTTTCGTTTTCTGACCACCGCAATACTGCTGTTTTTCCCACCCTGCTGGTGCTGATTTCTGCCCGGTTCGGTTAATTTAAATAGTTAGCTGCCGGAGGATGGTATCTGATGATCTCACGGGAGCTGGCATAATGACAATATCAAATTTCAAACGCCTCTTTGAAGTGTTTCATGGATACGAGCGGTGGTTTCTCTTCTCAATTCTGCTCAATATCGTGGTTGCCGGTGGCACTCTTGCCATTCCTGCCCTCTCTGCCGATCTGATCAACAACGGGATCCTGAAGAACAACTTCTCATACTCTCTTGATGTCGGGGTTCTCATGCTCCTGGCTGCGGTCATTGCAGGAGCATGCCAGATCGGAAATGCAGCGATCGCGGTCTGGGCATCAGAATATTCTGCCCATACATTGCGCACCCGCGAGTTTGAAAAGATCCAGACCCTCTCATTCGGGAACATCGACAGGTTCAGATCCAGTGATCTGCTTGTCAGACTGACAACAGATGTTCAGAATATCAAGGTTGCGATACAGCAGTCGGTGATGAACCTCATGCAGGCCCCCCTCCTTCTTATCGGCACTGTTCTCATCATGGCTGTCATGGCCCCTGCCCTTGTCTGGATCATGGTTGTGCTTCTGGTGCTTCTGACTGTTCTGCTGGTTGTGTACTTTGTCATCGTCGAACCTGCATTCTCCCGCAAGCAGGCAGAGATTGACCACGTGAACAAAGCCCTTCGTGAGACCCTGACCGGCATCAGGGTGGTCAAGGCATTTGTCAGGCAGGAGTATGAGATCACAAAGTTCGGGCAGGCTGCAGAGAGCCTGAAGCATGCGGCTGTCAGGCCACAGATGGTCATGTCCTATCTCATGCCTACTGTGTTTGCGATCGCTATCCTCGGGTTCGGGGCAGTCTATTACTTCGGAGGTATACAGGTTCTCGAAGGAACAGGTCTTATGATCGGTGACGTGACCTCGGCTGCACAATATATCCTCATCCTCATGATGCCTCTTCTGATCATCGCGATTGTGCTGCCGTTTATCACCCAGGCAAATGCATCACTGAAGAGGATCTTTGAGGTTCTTGATGCGGTACCTGAGGTGAGTGAACCTGACGTTCCTGCGGTAATGAACATCGATCAGGTAAAAGGTCGTGTGGCGTTCGAGAATGTCTCCTTTGCATACCGGAATGCTGATGGAGAGCCTGAAGGTGAGGTCCTTAAAGAAATAAACCTGGTAGCAGAGCCTGGTGAAACAATCGGGTTTCTGGGAGCAACCGGCTGTGGCAAGTCATCGCTGGTCTCACTTATTCCCCGGTTTTATGATGTCACCGGTGGCCGTGTCACCATCGATGGCGTGGATGTCCGCTCCATCTCCCTGGAAACACTTCGGAGCATAGTCAGTGTATGCCTCCAGGAGTCAGTCCTCTTTTCAGGTGCAATCAGCGAGACGATCCGGTTTGGAAAACCTTCCATGACCGATGATGAGATGATCGTGGCTGCCCGTTCAGCAGATGTGGACGGGTTTGTGCAGAATATTCCTGAACTGTATGACGGAAAGGTTGCCAGGCGTGGCTCCAACTTCTCCGGTGGCCAGCGTCAGAGGCTCTCGATCGCCCGTGCCCTCGCACAGAAACCAAAGATCCTGATCCTTGATGACAGCACCAGTGCCTGCGATGTTGCCACCGAGGCACGGATTCAGGATGCGATCACTGACATGATGGCCGGCACAACCAAGTTCATCGTGGCCCAGCGAATCAGTTCGGTCATCACCGCTGATCGGATCGTCCTTCTGAACCAGGGAACTATTGAGGCGACCGGGACACATGCAGAACTCCTCTCCTCAAGTCCTCTCTATCAGGAGATCTATGAGTCACAACTCGGGAGCGGCCTTCAATCAAGGGGGAATGCATCATGACAATGACTCCAAAACCGGTCTCGGTCTCAGGGACAGATCAGAATGACCAGTACGAATCCATAGGGCTGACGCTGCGCAGGCTGCTCTCCTACCTGACCAGGTACCGGTTCAGACTCGCCCTGGCTATTCTCTTCATGATCGGGTTCTCTGTCACGATGGGAATCCTTCCTGCCCTTATGGGGTATGCAACGAATATCATCGCCGGCCATGGATCACTGGAGGATCTCAAACAGGTCCTTGTCTACTTCATCATCGATGCCGCTGCCCTCTGGATCTTCGGGCATCTGACCCAGCATCTCCTCTCAAAGATCTCACAGGAAGGTCTCTACACCCTCAGAACCGAGCTCTTCAACCATATGCAGGCACTCTCTCTCAGTTTCTTTGATCGCCAGCCGATCGGCGAGCTGATGAGCAGAGTCTCGAACGATACCGATGTTATCGATCAGTTCTTTTCAAACGGGATTCAGCAGGTTCTCCAGTCTGTTACCACGATCATCGTTCTCACCCTTGTGATGCTCTGGATAAACCCGGTTCTCACCCTTCTTGTATACCTGGCGGTCTTCGGGATGCTGGCAATCTCATCCACCATCGCCAGGATATCAGGCCCGGCTTTTGAGAGGATGCAGGAGCTCCTTGGTGAGCTGAACGGGTATGCAGAGGAGCGGCTTGCAGGCCAGAAGGTTACCATCGCATACAACCAGCAGGGAAACAGCGGCGTGGGATTCTCAAAACTCTCGGGAATCGTTGCCAGGACCGGTGGCCATGCCCAGTTTGTTGCACTCACATCCATGCCTGCTGCAACGATCATGGCAAACCTGC
This window encodes:
- a CDS encoding ABC transporter ATP-binding protein — translated: MTISNFKRLFEVFHGYERWFLFSILLNIVVAGGTLAIPALSADLINNGILKNNFSYSLDVGVLMLLAAVIAGACQIGNAAIAVWASEYSAHTLRTREFEKIQTLSFGNIDRFRSSDLLVRLTTDVQNIKVAIQQSVMNLMQAPLLLIGTVLIMAVMAPALVWIMVVLLVLLTVLLVVYFVIVEPAFSRKQAEIDHVNKALRETLTGIRVVKAFVRQEYEITKFGQAAESLKHAAVRPQMVMSYLMPTVFAIAILGFGAVYYFGGIQVLEGTGLMIGDVTSAAQYILILMMPLLIIAIVLPFITQANASLKRIFEVLDAVPEVSEPDVPAVMNIDQVKGRVAFENVSFAYRNADGEPEGEVLKEINLVAEPGETIGFLGATGCGKSSLVSLIPRFYDVTGGRVTIDGVDVRSISLETLRSIVSVCLQESVLFSGAISETIRFGKPSMTDDEMIVAARSADVDGFVQNIPELYDGKVARRGSNFSGGQRQRLSIARALAQKPKILILDDSTSACDVATEARIQDAITDMMAGTTKFIVAQRISSVITADRIVLLNQGTIEATGTHAELLSSSPLYQEIYESQLGSGLQSRGNAS